In Leptodesmis sichuanensis A121, the following are encoded in one genomic region:
- a CDS encoding type II toxin-antitoxin system HicB family antitoxin gives MKIKAVIWQEDGVWCGSVPALPGCHTWGESYEQLLEMLEDAIQGWLEVASERESSVILSIPVHGN, from the coding sequence ATGAAAATTAAGGCCGTGATTTGGCAAGAAGATGGGGTTTGGTGTGGGTCTGTGCCCGCTCTTCCCGGTTGCCATACCTGGGGAGAAAGCTACGAGCAACTGTTGGAGATGTTGGAAGATGCGATCCAAGGTTGGCTTGAAGTAGCCAGTGAGCGAGAGAGCAGCGTAATTCTCTCGATTCCTGTTCATGGAAACTGA
- a CDS encoding Uma2 family endonuclease, producing the protein MVQLQPKCLTDTWVKAAWEDFLRLVEDPAYVKAKGYYFDGQMRVETVGTGPDHAADNGIIHVGITLFCALKGIPIKGLINCSYRKTGVREAQPDISYYVGDRTPLAPQGSSIVNLDQVPPPDLAIEIADSSINDDLGKKRLLYEEMRVAEYWVVDVENTQILAFQIVENGSVRIARSQVLAGLEISLLCEVLQMGQQMDDSQVVSWLMTHFQKV; encoded by the coding sequence ATGGTTCAGCTTCAACCAAAATGCTTAACGGATACCTGGGTGAAGGCGGCCTGGGAGGACTTTCTGCGGCTAGTCGAAGATCCAGCTTATGTCAAGGCCAAAGGATATTACTTTGATGGCCAGATGAGGGTGGAAACAGTGGGAACAGGGCCAGATCATGCCGCAGATAACGGTATTATCCACGTCGGAATTACTCTCTTTTGTGCTTTAAAAGGTATTCCCATTAAAGGCTTAATCAACTGCAGTTATCGCAAGACCGGAGTACGAGAAGCGCAACCGGATATTTCCTATTACGTGGGCGATCGCACTCCCCTCGCGCCTCAGGGCAGTTCAATTGTTAACTTGGATCAAGTGCCACCACCGGATTTAGCGATCGAAATTGCCGATTCTTCAATTAACGATGATTTGGGCAAGAAACGCCTACTCTATGAGGAAATGAGGGTGGCGGAGTACTGGGTGGTGGATGTGGAGAATACCCAAATTTTGGCCTTTCAGATCGTGGAGAATGGCAGTGTGCGGATTGCGCGATCGCAAGTCCTTGCCGGTTTAGAAATCTCACTCCTATGTGAAGTCTTGCAGATGGGGCAACAGATGGATGATAGTCAGGTGGTGTCCTGGCTGATGACCCACTTTCAAAAAGTTTAA
- a CDS encoding Uma2 family endonuclease produces the protein MTSSPASFNRIGLSIPPLENGDRLTRLEFERRYTAMPDLKKAELIEGIVYMASPLRFEPHAEPHADLMIWLGNYKVATPGVRLGDNPTVRLDQGNEPQPDAVLLIDARCGGQSYIGADGYIEGAPELVVEIAASSAAIDLRDKKDAYCRNGVRQYLVWQVFDQKLDWFYRQDEQYVSLLPNEEGIICSQTFPGLWLSIPALLAGEMQQVLSVLQTGLSSPDHARFVQRLTQSG, from the coding sequence ATGACTTCTTCCCCTGCATCCTTCAATCGAATTGGCCTGTCGATTCCGCCACTGGAAAATGGCGATCGTCTGACCCGCCTGGAGTTTGAACGGCGCTATACAGCTATGCCTGACCTGAAAAAGGCCGAACTGATCGAAGGAATCGTTTACATGGCTTCTCCCCTCCGCTTTGAACCCCACGCTGAACCTCATGCTGATTTGATGATTTGGTTAGGAAATTACAAAGTGGCAACTCCAGGTGTAAGGCTGGGAGATAATCCAACTGTACGACTCGATCAGGGTAACGAACCTCAACCCGATGCAGTTCTGTTAATCGATGCTAGATGTGGGGGACAGTCTTACATTGGGGCAGACGGCTATATCGAAGGTGCTCCCGAACTGGTGGTGGAAATTGCGGCCAGTTCTGCGGCGATCGATCTGCGAGATAAAAAGGACGCTTACTGCCGGAATGGAGTGCGACAGTATCTGGTCTGGCAAGTGTTTGACCAGAAACTGGATTGGTTTTATCGGCAAGATGAGCAGTATGTCTCTCTCTTACCCAATGAGGAAGGAATCATTTGCAGTCAGACCTTTCCAGGCTTGTGGCTATCAATTCCAGCTTTGTTAGCAGGCGAGATGCAACAGGTGCTATCAGTCTTGCAAACTGGGTTAAGTTCTCCAGATCATGCCAGGTTTGTACAGCGACTAACGCAGTCTGGTTAA
- a CDS encoding aldo/keto reductase, with product MQYRRFGRTDLQMPVFSCGGMRYQYKWQDVSLAEVPADNQANLAATIRRSLEVGINHIETARGYGSSEMQLGQILPTLPREKLIVQTKVAPTADPQEFRSHLETSLNYLKLDTVDLLGLHGINTAEILEWAIRPGGCLEVAQEFQRQGRIRFIGFSTHAPTNVIIQACETGQFDYVNLHWYYINQRNWDAIAAATREDMGVFIISPSDKGGMLYNPPQRLVDLCAPLSPIVFNDLFCLSHPQVHTLSVGAARPQDFDEHLKTLNYLDRADEILAPIQQRLEKEAIARLGKDWYTSWEVGLPAPEVMPGGFNVRTILWLWNLATAYDLIEFAKIRYNMLGQASHWFPGVKVDQINLDQIKPLLKNSPHADKIPTILQEAHKLLGSEDVKRLSQQ from the coding sequence ATGCAATATCGACGGTTTGGCCGAACTGACCTGCAAATGCCCGTGTTTTCCTGCGGCGGGATGCGCTATCAGTACAAGTGGCAGGATGTTTCCCTGGCGGAAGTTCCGGCGGATAATCAGGCCAATTTAGCAGCAACGATTCGGCGATCGCTGGAAGTCGGCATTAATCACATTGAGACGGCACGCGGCTACGGCAGTTCTGAAATGCAATTGGGTCAGATTTTGCCAACGCTACCCCGCGAGAAGCTGATCGTTCAAACCAAGGTGGCTCCGACGGCTGACCCCCAGGAGTTCCGCAGCCATTTAGAAACCTCCCTGAACTACTTAAAGCTAGACACGGTTGATTTGCTGGGACTGCATGGCATTAATACGGCAGAGATTCTGGAATGGGCCATCCGTCCTGGCGGTTGTCTGGAGGTGGCCCAGGAGTTTCAACGGCAGGGCCGGATTCGGTTTATCGGCTTTTCTACCCACGCCCCCACCAACGTGATTATTCAAGCTTGCGAGACAGGGCAATTCGACTATGTGAACCTGCACTGGTATTACATCAATCAGCGCAATTGGGATGCGATCGCTGCCGCCACCCGTGAGGATATGGGCGTTTTTATCATCAGTCCCTCTGACAAAGGTGGAATGCTCTACAACCCACCGCAACGATTGGTGGATCTTTGTGCGCCGCTCAGTCCGATCGTATTTAATGACCTGTTCTGTCTCAGTCATCCCCAGGTACATACCTTGAGTGTGGGAGCAGCCCGACCGCAGGATTTTGATGAGCATTTGAAGACGTTGAACTACCTCGATCGCGCTGATGAAATTCTGGCCCCGATTCAGCAAAGGTTAGAAAAGGAAGCGATCGCTCGACTGGGCAAAGACTGGTACACCTCCTGGGAGGTTGGTTTACCTGCACCGGAAGTCATGCCGGGAGGCTTCAATGTTCGCACCATTCTGTGGTTGTGGAATCTGGCGACTGCCTACGACCTGATCGAGTTTGCCAAAATCCGTTACAACATGCTGGGACAGGCCAGCCACTGGTTTCCTGGGGTGAAAGTAGATCAGATCAACCTGGATCAGATTAAACCACTCCTGAAAAACAGTCCCCATGCCGATAAAATTCCCACTATCTTACAAGAGGCTCACAAATTGCTGGGCAGTGAAGATGTGAAGCGATTGTCGCAGCAATAA
- the rpiA gene encoding ribose-5-phosphate isomerase RpiA — MSVDLDPVTLSKKQVGEAAAAMVQSGSIVGLGTGSTAAFMIQALGARLRSGELQDIRGITTSFQGEVLARECGIPLTSLDVVDAIDIAIDGADEVDPNLNLIKGGGAAHFQEKLVEAFARQFVVIVDSGKLVEKLNLNFLLPVEVVPKALNPVAIAIEKLGGQPTLRMGVKKAGPVVTDQGNLILDVKFSDGIDNPAELEQTLNNIPGVLENGLFVGMTDLVLVGEVVDGKPNVREIRK, encoded by the coding sequence ATGTCTGTAGATCTGGATCCGGTAACACTGAGTAAAAAGCAGGTTGGAGAAGCGGCTGCGGCGATGGTGCAGTCAGGTTCTATTGTAGGACTGGGAACCGGGTCAACGGCAGCATTTATGATTCAAGCCTTGGGCGCTCGCCTGCGCTCCGGCGAGTTGCAAGATATTCGAGGAATTACCACCTCGTTCCAGGGAGAGGTGCTGGCGCGGGAGTGCGGTATTCCCCTGACCAGTTTGGATGTGGTGGATGCGATCGATATTGCGATCGATGGGGCCGATGAAGTAGATCCCAATCTGAATTTGATTAAAGGCGGTGGAGCAGCCCATTTTCAAGAAAAACTGGTGGAAGCCTTTGCCAGACAATTTGTCGTGATTGTGGATAGCGGCAAACTGGTGGAAAAGCTCAATCTCAACTTTTTGCTACCTGTGGAAGTCGTGCCTAAAGCGTTGAATCCAGTTGCGATCGCCATTGAAAAATTGGGGGGTCAACCCACGTTACGAATGGGCGTTAAGAAAGCAGGCCCAGTGGTCACCGATCAGGGTAATTTAATTCTGGATGTAAAATTTTCTGACGGCATCGATAATCCTGCTGAACTGGAGCAAACCCTCAACAACATTCCCGGTGTGCTGGAAAATGGCCTGTTTGTCGGTATGACCGATCTGGTTCTGGTGGGTGAAGTCGTGGATGGCAAGCCTAACGTCCGGGAAATCAGGAAATAG
- a CDS encoding tetratricopeptide repeat protein, translating into MSQTDDFSEVEYQVWCDRADASKQLGQYEEAIEHCDRALVICPTGHSAWNHRGIALHRLGRYQEAVASYDRAIQSLPTFHTAWYNRGLSLEKLNQEIAALASYETVVQLQPDHAPAWRKRGKIFAALERYEDAIASYDKVLSLVPDDAESWQRRGESLRRLGQDEAALSSYGTALELNPDDCSAWKARANLLFDLQRDSEGLQCLNRVLELDPHDYQTWNLKAIVLARLDQWEQEIDSRDSALQLNSTDPEMWIQQAASLQKLRRYEEAVISYDHALELQPDNYQLWHQRGLVLRRLGRLEGAIASFNQALSLNPDYYPATRSRLYLLLSTGQIVGHLLGNCSVIERQSLWNDLQHASQSFVKTKLPALVILGLTALFSTHSKGLALAIAAVFTIIAIWSDVIREADKG; encoded by the coding sequence ATGAGCCAAACGGACGATTTTTCAGAGGTTGAGTATCAAGTCTGGTGCGATCGGGCAGATGCCTCAAAGCAACTGGGCCAGTACGAGGAAGCGATTGAACACTGCGATCGGGCTCTGGTGATTTGTCCCACTGGTCATTCGGCCTGGAATCATCGGGGCATTGCTTTACATCGTCTGGGTCGCTACCAGGAGGCGGTGGCCAGTTACGATCGCGCCATTCAGAGTCTGCCCACCTTTCATACCGCCTGGTATAACCGGGGGCTATCCTTGGAAAAGCTCAACCAGGAGATTGCCGCGCTGGCCAGCTATGAAACGGTAGTGCAGTTACAACCGGATCATGCCCCAGCATGGCGTAAACGAGGAAAAATTTTTGCGGCCCTGGAACGGTACGAAGATGCGATCGCCAGTTACGACAAGGTATTAAGCCTGGTGCCGGATGATGCAGAGTCTTGGCAGCGACGGGGAGAGAGTTTGCGGCGGCTGGGACAGGATGAGGCGGCTTTAAGTAGTTATGGAACGGCTCTGGAACTGAATCCTGACGACTGCTCGGCCTGGAAAGCGCGAGCTAATTTACTGTTTGATCTGCAACGCGATAGCGAAGGGCTGCAATGTTTGAATAGGGTGTTGGAGTTAGACCCGCATGATTACCAAACCTGGAACTTAAAGGCGATCGTGCTGGCAAGACTCGACCAATGGGAGCAGGAAATCGATAGCCGCGATAGCGCTTTACAACTGAACTCTACCGACCCAGAGATGTGGATTCAACAAGCGGCTTCGTTGCAGAAATTGCGCCGTTATGAAGAAGCCGTGATCAGTTATGACCATGCCTTAGAACTGCAACCGGATAACTATCAACTCTGGCATCAGCGAGGACTGGTACTACGGCGTTTAGGTCGGCTTGAAGGGGCGATCGCCAGTTTCAACCAAGCCTTGAGTCTCAATCCTGATTATTACCCTGCGACTCGCAGCCGCCTGTACCTGTTGCTTTCCACAGGGCAGATTGTGGGCCATTTGTTGGGTAATTGCAGTGTGATCGAGCGTCAGTCCCTCTGGAACGATTTGCAGCATGCCAGTCAGTCTTTCGTCAAAACCAAACTGCCAGCCCTGGTGATTTTGGGCCTGACGGCATTGTTCAGTACTCATAGTAAAGGCTTAGCGCTCGCGATCGCGGCTGTCTTCACCATTATTGCCATCTGGAGCGATGTCATCCGGGAAGCAGACAAGGGTTAA
- the argS gene encoding arginine--tRNA ligase, translated as MNSTIAQLKSQFQNALVAAFGEDFANTDPLLVPTSNPKFGDFQSNVAMSLAKPLGQAPRAIAEQIVQHLALADMCEPPAIAGPGFINLTLKTSYLEDQLTRMQTDPRLGVEQTKNPQRVIVDFSSPNIAKEMHVGHLRSTIIGDCIARILEFEGHDVLRLNHVGDWGTQFGMLITYLREVAPEALTTADAIDLGDLVAFYKKAKQRFDEDAAFREASRLEVVKLQSGDEESRHAWQLLCDQSRREFQVIYDLLDIHVTERGESFYNPLLSDVVADLEKLGLLQEDQGAKCVFLEGFTNKEGKPLPLIVQKSDGGYNYATTDLAALRYRIQQDHANRIIYVTDAGQANHFAQVFQVARRAGWLPNEVDVVHVPFGLVQGEDGKKLKTRSGETVRLRDLLDEAVDRARADLEARIQEEGRQETPEFINHVAQVVGISAVKYADLSQNRTSNYIFSFDKMLALQGNTAPYMLYAYVRVQGISRKGQIDFEQLGAEARIVLQEDSEFVLARHLLQLDEIVDQVGQDLFPNRLCQYLFELSQKFNQFYDRCPVLQAAEPFRTSRLALCDLTARTLKLGLSLLGIPTLERM; from the coding sequence ATGAACTCGACGATCGCCCAGTTAAAAAGCCAGTTTCAGAATGCGCTAGTCGCCGCCTTTGGGGAGGACTTTGCCAACACCGATCCACTTTTGGTGCCGACCAGTAATCCCAAGTTTGGGGATTTTCAGTCCAATGTGGCGATGTCTCTAGCAAAACCATTGGGGCAGGCTCCCAGAGCGATCGCCGAACAAATTGTGCAACATCTCGCACTGGCAGATATGTGTGAACCTCCGGCGATCGCAGGGCCGGGGTTCATTAACCTGACCTTGAAAACGAGCTACCTGGAAGACCAATTGACCCGTATGCAAACCGATCCTCGGTTGGGGGTAGAGCAGACCAAAAATCCGCAACGGGTAATCGTAGATTTCTCCAGCCCCAACATTGCCAAGGAGATGCATGTCGGCCATTTGCGATCGACCATCATTGGCGACTGTATTGCCCGAATTCTGGAATTTGAGGGGCACGATGTCTTACGCCTCAACCATGTGGGCGATTGGGGTACGCAGTTTGGGATGCTGATTACTTACCTGCGAGAAGTTGCTCCGGAAGCCCTGACCACGGCAGACGCGATCGATTTGGGCGATCTGGTAGCCTTCTACAAAAAAGCCAAACAGCGGTTTGATGAAGATGCCGCCTTCCGGGAAGCCTCCCGTCTGGAAGTGGTTAAGTTGCAGTCCGGAGATGAAGAGAGCCGTCATGCATGGCAGTTGCTGTGTGACCAATCCCGGCGGGAATTTCAAGTGATTTACGATCTGCTGGATATTCATGTCACGGAACGAGGAGAGTCGTTCTACAATCCTTTGCTATCAGATGTGGTGGCCGATCTGGAAAAGTTGGGTTTGCTGCAGGAGGATCAGGGGGCAAAATGTGTATTCCTGGAAGGATTTACCAATAAGGAAGGCAAGCCCCTGCCCCTGATTGTGCAAAAATCTGATGGCGGTTACAACTACGCCACAACAGATCTGGCGGCTTTGCGCTACCGGATCCAGCAGGATCACGCCAACCGGATTATTTACGTTACCGATGCTGGACAGGCCAACCACTTTGCTCAGGTCTTTCAGGTGGCGCGTCGGGCCGGATGGCTACCCAATGAAGTTGATGTGGTTCACGTCCCCTTTGGCTTAGTGCAGGGCGAGGATGGCAAGAAGCTGAAAACCCGATCGGGGGAAACCGTACGCCTGCGAGATTTGCTGGATGAAGCGGTCGATCGCGCCCGTGCCGATTTAGAAGCCCGGATCCAGGAAGAGGGACGACAGGAAACCCCTGAATTTATCAATCATGTCGCTCAAGTTGTAGGCATCAGTGCGGTCAAATATGCTGACTTGAGCCAGAACCGCACCAGTAATTACATCTTCAGCTTCGATAAAATGCTGGCCTTGCAGGGCAATACCGCACCCTATATGCTGTATGCCTATGTACGAGTGCAGGGCATCAGTCGCAAAGGTCAGATTGACTTTGAACAGTTGGGAGCGGAGGCCAGAATCGTTTTACAGGAAGACAGCGAATTTGTCTTAGCCAGACACCTGCTACAACTGGATGAAATTGTGGATCAGGTGGGGCAGGATTTATTCCCCAATCGGCTGTGTCAATACCTGTTTGAACTCAGTCAAAAATTCAACCAGTTTTACGATCGCTGCCCTGTCCTGCAAGCCGCAGAACCATTTCGTACCTCCCGTCTTGCCCTCTGCGACCTCACTGCCCGCACCTTGAAACTGGGACTCTCGTTGTTGGGGATCCCGACTTTGGAAAGAATGTAG
- the nadC gene encoding carboxylating nicotinate-nucleotide diphosphorylase, producing MTIALAKAIVPTDADIVLDWRFWIEIGWIGNRGWWIVSSGMRLRESGKGMKQSTAILPPFLVLDSLLQNWLLEDIGRGDRTTQALFPASAQPGQAQWIIKESGWVAGLPIAARVFHLLNHQVSFQPTVKEGQWCEQGQSIATLTGPMDALLTAERVALNLAMRLSGIATLTRKYVDLIDDLPCQLVDTRKTTPGLRLLEKYATQVGGAVNHRMGLDDAVMIKDNHIAAAGGIGAAIAQVRAHIPYPLTIEVETETLQMVDEALQHGADIIMLDNMSLEMMQQAVQRIRQTNERIKIEASGNITLDTIRAVAETGVDYISSSAPVTRSSWLDLSMRFI from the coding sequence ATGACGATCGCCCTTGCCAAAGCGATCGTGCCAACTGATGCTGATATTGTTTTGGATTGGCGATTTTGGATTGAGATCGGGTGGATAGGGAATAGGGGATGGTGGATAGTGAGTAGTGGTATGAGATTGCGGGAGTCAGGAAAGGGCATGAAACAGTCAACGGCCATTTTGCCACCGTTTTTGGTGCTGGATTCCCTATTGCAAAACTGGTTACTGGAGGATATTGGGCGGGGCGATCGCACTACGCAAGCTCTCTTTCCGGCCAGTGCTCAACCTGGTCAGGCTCAATGGATCATCAAAGAGTCTGGTTGGGTGGCAGGATTGCCGATTGCTGCCCGGGTCTTCCATCTGCTCAATCATCAGGTTTCCTTCCAACCCACGGTTAAGGAAGGGCAATGGTGTGAGCAAGGACAGTCGATCGCCACGCTGACAGGCCCAATGGATGCCTTATTAACAGCAGAGCGGGTCGCCCTGAATCTGGCCATGCGGTTGAGTGGAATTGCGACCCTGACTCGTAAGTATGTGGATTTGATTGACGATTTACCATGCCAGTTGGTGGATACTCGTAAAACCACACCGGGCTTGCGATTGCTGGAGAAGTATGCCACGCAGGTCGGCGGAGCGGTCAACCATCGGATGGGTCTGGATGATGCGGTGATGATTAAAGACAATCACATTGCAGCGGCGGGAGGAATTGGGGCGGCGATCGCTCAGGTGCGTGCCCATATTCCCTATCCTCTGACCATTGAAGTGGAAACCGAAACTCTGCAGATGGTGGACGAAGCCTTACAGCATGGGGCCGATATCATCATGCTGGATAATATGTCCCTGGAGATGATGCAACAGGCGGTGCAACGGATTCGGCAAACCAATGAACGGATCAAGATTGAAGCTTCCGGCAATATTACCCTGGATACAATTCGGGCCGTGGCTGAAACGGGAGTGGATTACATTTCCAGCAGTGCCCCTGTAACACGATCGTCCTGGTTAGATCTCAGTATGCGATTCATCTGA
- a CDS encoding Crp/Fnr family transcriptional regulator: protein MQTEAFSELFPLLAAANTETLSWLLAAAVEHEYPAGRAVLMEDAWGNAVYFIVSGWVKVRRLSSAGEDKVVTLAILGKGDFFGEMAILDESPRSTDVIAMSAVKLLSISAQRFIQTLFKDPQLHHRMLQLMVRRLRQTNLRFQLQHQPPAIKLANSLVALGENYGQHTPKGTEIFNIPAHDLADVSGIGVEETSKIMEKLESKGWITIDPAKQALYLVNMKQLVNLAGKV, encoded by the coding sequence ATGCAGACCGAAGCCTTTAGTGAACTGTTTCCGCTACTAGCTGCCGCCAATACAGAAACATTATCGTGGCTGCTGGCCGCTGCTGTTGAACATGAGTACCCAGCGGGGCGAGCGGTGCTGATGGAAGATGCCTGGGGCAATGCGGTTTATTTTATTGTCTCCGGTTGGGTGAAAGTGCGGCGATTATCGAGTGCGGGTGAAGATAAAGTCGTCACTCTAGCAATTTTGGGTAAGGGCGACTTCTTTGGCGAGATGGCCATCTTAGATGAATCTCCTCGTTCAACCGATGTGATTGCAATGTCTGCCGTTAAGCTACTCAGCATTTCAGCCCAACGATTCATTCAAACTCTATTCAAAGACCCCCAACTGCACCATCGTATGTTGCAGCTTATGGTGCGTCGGTTGCGTCAAACCAACTTACGCTTCCAACTCCAACACCAACCGCCTGCTATAAAACTTGCGAATAGTCTAGTGGCCCTGGGCGAAAACTATGGTCAGCATACACCCAAGGGCACTGAAATCTTTAATATTCCGGCTCATGATCTGGCGGATGTGAGTGGTATCGGAGTTGAAGAAACCTCCAAGATTATGGAGAAGTTAGAAAGTAAGGGATGGATTACAATCGATCCGGCCAAACAGGCACTTTATCTCGTGAATATGAAGCAGTTGGTCAATCTGGCGGGTAAGGTGTGA
- a CDS encoding M61 family metallopeptidase gives MNREVFGGEQDAQFAPLENLRPDSELKDSPEHPLPSAPGLQLHYHVAMPHPENHLFEITLTVQGWQSDRLNLKMPVWTPGSYLVREYARHLQDFTVVNGQTDAPLGWRKVGKNHWQVNSQGANKVTIRYRIYANELTVRTNHLDSTHGYFNGAALFFYIPGYELYPVQVTIAPPNPEWQIATALPAVPGEANTFVAEDFDTLVDSPFEIGHHAVFEFEAVGKPHQLVVWGESNLEPERLIADMQKVIQTEADLFGGLPYDRYVFLLHLASQGFGGLEHKNSCSLIYQRFGFRNKDKYDRFIQLVAHEFFHLWNVKRIRPQALESFDYDQENYTPSLWFSEGTTSYYDLLIPYRAGVYDAQTYLSALSKEITRFLTTPGRKVQPLAESSFDAWIKLYRQDANSPNTQMSYYLKGEMVSLLLDLLIRERHNNQRSLDDVMRQIWEQFGKPEIGFTPEQLQQVITAIAGCDLSDFFERALHGTAELPFEEYLQPFGLKLVGDGDESVPYLGLTLKTENNRDVIKFVESESPAQLAGIDMGDELLAINGIRVSADQLHERLRDFRPGDTIQCTFFHQDELRSASVTLSQPRPNRYQLVPVERPSRKQEQYFQGWLGIPLAKITKPER, from the coding sequence ATGAATCGTGAAGTGTTTGGGGGAGAACAAGACGCTCAGTTCGCCCCCCTGGAAAATCTCAGGCCAGACTCCGAGTTAAAAGATTCACCAGAGCATCCTCTGCCGTCTGCACCTGGCTTGCAACTGCACTATCACGTAGCAATGCCTCACCCCGAAAATCATCTATTTGAAATCACGTTGACTGTGCAGGGATGGCAAAGCGATCGCCTCAACCTGAAAATGCCCGTCTGGACACCAGGCTCTTACTTGGTTCGGGAATATGCTCGACATTTGCAAGATTTTACAGTTGTGAATGGACAGACAGACGCTCCGTTAGGCTGGCGGAAGGTGGGAAAAAACCACTGGCAGGTGAATTCCCAGGGAGCAAATAAGGTCACCATCCGATACCGCATTTATGCCAACGAGTTGACTGTGCGAACCAACCATTTAGACAGTACTCACGGTTACTTCAATGGGGCCGCCCTGTTCTTCTATATTCCGGGCTATGAGCTTTATCCTGTGCAAGTGACGATCGCCCCCCCCAACCCAGAGTGGCAAATTGCGACGGCTCTACCCGCAGTGCCAGGAGAGGCAAATACTTTTGTTGCTGAGGATTTTGATACGCTGGTGGACAGCCCCTTTGAGATCGGCCATCATGCTGTGTTTGAGTTTGAGGCCGTGGGCAAACCCCATCAACTGGTCGTCTGGGGTGAGAGCAACCTTGAGCCAGAGCGTTTGATTGCGGATATGCAAAAAGTGATTCAAACAGAAGCCGATCTGTTTGGAGGGTTGCCCTACGATCGCTATGTATTTTTGCTTCACCTTGCTAGCCAGGGATTTGGCGGGTTAGAGCATAAAAATAGCTGCTCCCTGATCTATCAGCGCTTTGGGTTCCGCAATAAGGACAAATACGATCGCTTCATCCAGTTAGTCGCCCATGAGTTTTTCCATCTGTGGAATGTGAAGCGGATTCGACCGCAAGCCTTAGAATCCTTTGATTACGATCAAGAAAACTATACGCCGTCCCTCTGGTTCAGTGAAGGAACCACGAGTTACTATGACCTGCTTATTCCTTACCGGGCTGGCGTGTATGATGCTCAAACTTACCTGTCTGCACTCAGCAAGGAAATCACTCGATTCCTGACCACTCCCGGACGAAAAGTACAACCGCTGGCTGAATCCAGCTTTGATGCCTGGATTAAGCTCTACCGCCAGGATGCCAACAGCCCCAACACCCAGATGTCTTACTATCTGAAGGGCGAAATGGTGTCTCTGCTGCTGGATTTGCTGATCCGGGAGCGGCATAACAATCAGCGATCGCTGGATGATGTGATGCGTCAGATATGGGAACAGTTTGGCAAGCCGGAAATTGGATTCACACCAGAGCAATTGCAGCAGGTGATTACCGCGATCGCGGGCTGTGATCTTTCCGATTTCTTCGAACGCGCCCTGCATGGCACGGCAGAATTGCCCTTTGAGGAGTACTTGCAGCCCTTTGGGTTAAAGCTGGTTGGAGACGGGGATGAGAGCGTTCCCTATCTGGGATTGACGCTCAAGACAGAGAATAACCGGGATGTGATCAAGTTTGTGGAAAGCGAGTCTCCTGCCCAACTGGCTGGAATCGACATGGGGGATGAGCTATTAGCGATTAACGGAATTCGGGTCAGCGCCGACCAGTTGCATGAACGTCTGCGTGACTTCCGGCCCGGTGATACCATTCAATGCACCTTTTTCCATCAGGATGAATTGCGATCGGCCTCAGTGACCCTCTCCCAACCCCGCCCCAATCGTTACCAGTTAGTTCCGGTAGAACGGCCTTCCCGCAAGCAAGAACAGTATTTTCAGGGATGGCTAGGAATCCCCCTGGCTAAAATAACCAAGCCAGAACGGTAG